A genomic window from Gossypium hirsutum isolate 1008001.06 chromosome D12, Gossypium_hirsutum_v2.1, whole genome shotgun sequence includes:
- the LOC107930597 gene encoding methylthioribose kinase yields MAFSEFRPLDEKSLIEYIKATPSLSSKIVDNYDGLKIKEVGDGNLNFVYIIVAPSGSFVIKQALPYIRCIGESWPMTKERAYFEVLALKQHGALCPEHVPEVYHFDRTMSLIGMRYLEPPHIILRKGLIAGIEYPLLAEHMSEYMAKTLFCTSLLYRSTTEHKRAVAEFCGNVELCRLTEQVVFSDPYKVSEYNRWTSPYLDRDAETVREDNLLKIEVAELKSKFCERAQALIHGDLHTGSVMVTPDSTQVIDPEFAFYGPMGFDIGAFIGNLILAFFAQDGHAGQGNDRKSYKEWILKTIEDTWNLFHQKFTALWDEHKNGSGEAYLPAIYNNPELQKLIQEKYMKELFHDTLGFGAAKMIRRIVGVAHVEDFESIKEANIRADFEQRALELGKTLLKRRREFVSISEVISAMKHVQS; encoded by the exons ATGGCGTTTTCTGAGTTCAGGCCACTAGACGAGAAGTCGCTCATCGAATACATTAAAGCAACGCCGTCTTTGTCATCGAAGATCGTCGACAACTATGATGGTTTAAAGATTAAGGAAGTTGGAGATGGCAATCTTAATTTCGTCTACATCATCGTTGCCCCTTCTGGTTCTTTTGTAATCAAGCAG GCACTTCCCTACATACGATGTATTGGGGAATCTTGGCCCATGACTAAGGAAAGAGCATATTTCGAAGTGTTAGCGTTAAAACAACATGGTGCGTTATGCCCAGAACATGTTCCTGAAGTTTATCACTTTGACCGTACCATGTCCTTGATTGGAATGCGGTATTTAGAGCCGCCCCATATAATCCTGAGAAAAGGGTTAATTGCTGGGATTGAATATCCTTTGTTGGCGGAACATATGTCAGAATACATGGCCAAGACTCTTTTCTGCACATCTCTCCTATATCGGTCAACCACAGAGCACAAACGTGCTG TGGCCGAATTTTGTGGGAATGTGGAACTATGCAGGCTCACTGAGCAGGTTGTTTTTTCTGACCCCTATAAAGTATCTGAATATAACCGTTGGACTTCACCTTATCTTGACCGTGATGCGGAGACTGTCCGGGAGGATAATCTATTGAAGATTGAAGTAGCTGAATTGAAATCTAA GTTCTGTGAAAGAGCTCAGGCTCTTATACATGGAGATCTCCATACTGGTTCTGTAATGGTTACTCCTGATTCAACTCAGGTCATAGATCCAGAGTTTGCATTTTATGGACCAATGGGATTTGATATTGGTGCTTTTATTGGAAACTTGATTCTGGCTTTCTTTGCACAAGATGGACATGCTGGTCAAGGGAATGACAGAAAA TCATACAAAGAGTGGATATTGAAGACAATTGAGGATACTTGGAATCTTTTCCACCAAAAGTTTACCGCACTATGGGATGAACACAAAAATGGCTCTGGGGAGGCTTATCTTCCTGCAATTTATAACAATCCTGAGCTTCAGAAACTTATACAGGAAAAGTATATGAAGGAATTGTTCCACGATACTCTTGGGTTTGGTGCTGCTAAGATGATAAG GAGAATTGTAGGTGTTGCTCATGTCGAGGATTTTGAATCAATTaaagaagctaacataagagcaGATTTCGAGCAACGGGCTCTTGAATTAGGCAAGACACTTCTGAAGAGGAGGCGAGAGTTTGTGTCGATTAGTGAAGTTATTTCAGCCATGAAGCACGTCCAATCATGA